The genomic interval actattatttgaggttgaaaactagaaataatgtgattccgatACATTTCgaagtataggggtaaaatcgtaattttttcatctcgggggcaaatcggtaaattttttgccCCAACAATTGCCAAGagcaagggattttaattgtggtaggattggataaataccagaatattttggtagaaaattaagaagaaaaagtcaaaaagttaaaaaattaggccaataagcatgtgacatgtggcatgcttgattattttattattttctatagaaatcagcccattaaatccccaattcNNNNNNNNNNNNNNNNNNNNNNNNNNNNNNNNNNNNNNNNNNNNNNNNNNNNNNNNNNNNNNNNNNNNNNNNNNNNNNNNNNNNNNNNNNNNNNNNNNNNNNNNNNNNNNNNNNNNNNNNNNNNNNNNNNNNNNNNNNNNNNNNNNNNNNNNNNNNNNNNNNNNNNNNNNNNNNNNNNNNNNNNNNNNNNNNNNNNNNNNNNNNNNNNNNNNNNNNNNNNNNNNNNNNNNNNNNNNNNNNNNNNNNNNNNNNNNNNNNNNNNNNNNNNNNNNNNNNNNNNNNNNNNNNNNNNNNNNNNNNNNNNNNNNNNNNNNNNNNNNNNNNNNNNNNNNNNNNNNNNNNNNNNNNNNNNNNNNNNNNNNNNNNNNNNNNNNNNNNNNNNNNNNNNNNNNNNNNNNNNNNNNNNNNNNNNNNNNNNNNNNNNNNNNNNNNNNNNNNNNNNNNNNNNNNNNNNNNNNNNNNNNNNNNNNNNNNNNNNNNNNNNNNNNNNNNNNNNNNNNNNNNNNNNNNNNNNNNNNNNNNNNNNNNNNNNNNNNNNNNNNNNNNNNNNNNNNNNNNNNNNNNNNNNNNNNNNNNNNNNNNNNNNNNNNNNNNNNNNNNNNNNNNNNNNNNNNNNNNNNNNNNNNNNNNNNNNNNNNNNNNNNNNNNNNcgcacatagttgggtcatcatcagctcatgtgcactcccacacgcacatagctgggtcatcatcaactcatgtgcactcccacacgcacatagctgggtcatcattatcacataaaaaaaaacatccaatacatattatacatatcaacatattgtgataacacatgaaCCATTATATGGCACactttcacaagatagaaacattcaccaaaggcttgttccctaggtagattttttttttaaggaaaagttggataaaatcattcaaatgttttgtgcaaatacattcacattcccaaaataattttgaaatgcaagttcactcatcggtATTCGTTAAATATTTACTCAACTCCAACTtcttctaatggtccaaatggggtggtggggcttcgttggaatctatcatcacattagcatcatcaccatcaacccaacttggcattaatactattccaaagctattttctagATTGAGTTCTAGTAGTCATTCCTACTAacttccaactaccattaaatggctattatttgcactactctagtaacactaaaaatgattaaacaatctcaacaataacactcacaaatcaaattactagATATTATCAACAGctaaaaataaagtttaattcactactcaccttggtagctttgtaaatttgaaattttttctaataattttcaagctattatagaaactccttctttctctctctaatacacctagctagtgagagagaatatggaagtaagacttttcaagggtttttaaagtgagagagtggaagagcacaaagcttctatgaaagggtgcacaaaagcacgaaaagtggagctagcttgagagagttatggaagcttgaagagaacTCCCACGGAGGataaagaaacgtgagagggaagaatgaaaaagaataagaagaagaagctgctagaaaatgTGAGAAGAAACTATgggaagatgatatttatagctcaagcttatccaactccacttaaattacgaaaatgcccttaacaaattagcttgttctcttccaatcctttgtgcaatctttttactcttttgacattgagaCCAGGTCCACAATGGTCTAAAAAAACTCAGGTTTACGACAACTTAAAACtttgactcgagatgaaaaatgaccattttgcccctaccttggaaatcatcattatttttatttgctttGTCATTTAATCCTCATTtccatcattcatttatgccttaggcctacttaggccttaaaaatgtttgaaagcatacttctaaGGGCTCactaaaaaatgatgaaattacccttagCTTGGGTTATCGCGTCTACACCTAGTTATGAGCATAtaggggttgaggtctcacatatGTATTGAATAAAACAAactttaatgattttaaaattttgaaatcaataCTCAAAGTTTTGATGTTTAAAACGAGGAAACCTTACCTCTAAAAGCCTTTAGAATCAAAATTTGAACTTGGATATGtcttttaaattcttaaaaatgattgtGAATGATGAGAGAGTGTGGAGAataaagagaggaaaaaaggGCAAGGATTGTTGAGAGaaacatattttctattttaggaaaattttagggttttaagctttaaaatataagaaaaaaaattctattttacCCTAATTTTTTTCCAATCTGCGTTAGAGGTATCAATACTTTGATGtaggtatcgatacttttgtTCTAGGCCTGAAGGTATCAATACTTGTTCATCCAGTATCGATACTTCATTCATCATATGAATTTCTAAGTTTCAAGTATCGATACCTTACGAACaggtatcaatacttttgTCTAGAATGCACTTTTCAAGACTAAAACTGAAGCATTTGACCCTTTCAAAGTCCCAACTTTTAAATAAACTCACTTGGCAACCAAAACACTCATTTCTAGGTTGTAAATGTTCAAAAACATAATtagaaatcataatttttcatgcttaCCAAGCTAAGTTACAACTTTAACCTTTTACTAAGTTAGGGGTTTCACAACTAATCGATTCATCAATTTACTTTTTTGGCTTAAAGTTAGGTGGACCAATGAGATCTTTTGTCAAATGGATTATAGACTATGTCATGtcttataaaatttaaccCAACCCATTTAATAAACGTGCTAGGTTTGTCATGTTGCACATTTAATAAATGTATCCATATTCGTATTTTGGATCCTAACACGTTTAATTAATTGTGTCATGTTCATATTTACCTAAATAACTTTTAATACCCTATGTTTACATTACATGGTATGTTAAGACACAAGAATCTTGTTTGTCTTGTTCGTGATTTCGTTTGattctatttcattttaattccATCTTGTTCATGGTCTGTTTTGCTTTTTGATggactgttttttttttttactttatttttaagaGTTCAAcgaagaataaaaagataaaaatatataaaaaaaattaaactgcTCATCTCCCGTATTAATGGCTGCACAAAGTAGTCATTTCTATTAATAGCTTGACCACAAATCAATGTGGctaagctaaaattaaaagaaaggtTCAGTTTTCAATCCTTGAACTCTGCTTTGTTCCAATCTTGTGTTGTATGAGCAATTGCTTCCAGATTAataagtttattttaaatcaatttttgtttatcataattctcaattataattattaagaaaaaaataattaattgttgtttattgTTGGATAATGATTGgatgtttttaattatatatgctGGATGCCTTTATTATTTAGCATGATAACCTTTATCTATGTatatgtttttagttattttattatttaacatataatatttttaatattaaaaattagtcTTTAGATGTCtttcataattaatgaatattgatatttttatgttgtcatgataaaaattttggagtaaattttttatgCTGACTAATggtagaaaatatttttcataagataatccaaataatagaaaatatttttggttattcatcgaaacaataaaaaatattagattttctaataaaatattttttacaaaagatttttctTCAACAAGCTATTCTCTGGTTACTAAATGGAGTCCTAAACTAACATATTTGTCTCTCTTTTGAATTACGATCATTTTTCACCATCGCAAAATGTGGCATAGAATAATGTTCGTCGAGCATGGATAATATGCCATTATTTTATAAGACTGATCGATTGATCAATGTACCTTTTTGTCTTAGAGTTAGGTGGACAAATGAGAtcttttgtcaaatttgactATTAATTAAATTCCATCAGAAGCAAAGCTGACATGCTTCTCTAGCTTATGAACATGGTAATATTTCATCACTCTAAAACGTGGGCAATAATAATGTTCGTCGTGGATAATTCACACTTGTTTTTTACGATTGATTGATTAGTTAATATACCTTTTTGTCATGAATTAGGGTGTCAATTTGATCATTAGATTACATCCCAATGACAACTAACATGTTTATGTCTCTTTCTCATGTGATAATTTTCTGCTATCACGATCATCTAGGATAATGCGATCTTCTCTTAAACAAaagattaattgattaattgattggcatattgttttatgcttttttgttcatttttttgttcatgAATAATGAAGGtgaataaatgaaattttctatcaaattttattattaaaatacatttgaaTAAAAACTAACACACCAGGAATGAAACAGAAGTTTTAAGGTTAATGATTAGcacaaattcaaatcatttaAGAATACAATTGTCTTCAATATTAGTCCAGAAAAATTACAGCAGAAAGCATTGAATAATGATTAGTTATTTTACCATACTAAGCAACAAATTAAATTCTCTTCCCAACCATCAGTTATATTAGAATTTTCTCTTAATATCCAACTTAGTTATATTAGATAACCTCGTTTACCAACTCAGCCCTTCAATGATTTGTTCCATCTCTCTCACTATATAAAGACCTCATTGGCTACCAATCAGGCAACCCAATTCTCTTCTTTATCCCTTGTTAGAGATAGATAATTCAATAATAAGAGAGACTGCCATTTGCCAAGCAATAACCATGGCAAGAAAGAAGGTGAAGCTTGCATGGATCGTGAATGACAGTGCCAGAAAAGCCAGTCTCAAGAAAAGGAGGTTAGGCTTGTTGAAGAAAGTGAATGAGCTGACCACTCTATGCGGTGTCAATGCTTGTGTCATCATCTGTAGCCCGGACGAAACGGAGCCGGTGGTGTGGCCGTCACAGGACGTGGTGCAACAACAGCTTGTACGTTTCCAAAGCATGCCCGAGTTGGAGCGGcagaagaaaatgatgaacCAAGAAACCTACCTCAGAGAAAAGGTTACGAAGGAACAAGAACAACTGACGAAGTGCCAAAGGAGGAACAAGGAAATTCAGATGAcccatttcatgcatcaaATCAATCAAGGCAAGGGACTTAATGAACTTAACCTCAGTGAACTGCTGGGGCTGACTTGGTTTGTGGAAGAGAAAATCAAGGAGATCAGAAAACGGATTGAGTTTTTCCAACAAGTTTCTTTTGCACCTGCAGGCGCCCATCATCATCCACATCTTCCTTTTCCTCCCCAGGGCCCTGCAGTAAATGAAACGGCCCGAATTGGCAGTGGCAGCGCCTGCCATGGTGGAGATGGGAGGACTTCCACCGAGCCCTTGTTGTGGGACCAATGGTTCATCGATATGATGAACCAGAATGAACTCAAATCTGCTGGCAGCAGTAGCATAAGGAGTGACATGGGCTTACCATATCACCCACTTGCTGGGATTGCTGCAGATGATCCGGGGCTACCAAGACACTCATTTGCTGCCGGCTCCAGTGGTTCAGCTTACATGGGGCTGCCGCATATGAGTTCTAGACATCAGGGTGCAGGTGCAATTGACATGGGGCTGTCTTGTGGGAGGAGCGTCAGTGGCAGCAGTTTTGGCCCTTTCAGGATTGATACAGGTCTGGGACTGCATCCTTCCGGTGGAGAGGTAGGAAGTAGTTCTGCCAGGAGTAAGTTAGGGCCACCGCCTCTACGGCGTTTTGAAGGCAGCAGCAGTGGCGTTGGCAGCGATAACGGACTGCCATTTGATGGGAAAACCTGGCCAAACAACTTCTCTCCCTGAATTTAATTTGCTTAGTTGTTCAGTTGCGTGTGTATGGGAAGTCATATTCGTGAATGTATATGAGTAGGACCTAAATTAGTTTccctattttcttttgttattcatTTATTGGCCAGGTCGTtgttttgttatttagtttaagttaataatgatttaataaacatattattGGCCTGTCTTTGTTATATGGGTTTATATTTAATGCACTGACATTTATAATCTCTATTCTCCATTAGGCCAACTAAATTGTCACCTCattaaaaaagcaaaattaaaacttttagaaatttaaaaataaatattgatacttttaaaaattttaattacataaaaaaaataaatttctcaCGTATCTCTCCTTCTCCTCTTCTTCctttacttttcttctttcatacACGATCTTataatggtttatggttgtgTTGTTGGTGGAAATTGTCAAGTGAATGCAGatcttatatttttagaaACTTGAAGGAtcaattcatttcattttcttcttaacAACATATTTGTAGTGGTCTTCGAGGATGATGATTCCATCGTTGGTATACTTTTTTACCGCTGAGATAACATTGAATTTGAAACAGATGGAGATCTGTTTAACTAAATTCTTTTGAAGACTAAACCATAGTATAAATAAAAgcagttgtttttttttttttccttcatcacAATTGTTTCAATTCGATGGGCTCCTAAAAATTAATCTTTTTAACATTGTACAAGATATGCAAATTCCACTTCAACAAACCATGCTATGCTTCTTAACAACCCACTTTTCTCAATCTTACATATATGCAAATCCTTGCCCCAAAAGCAAATTCAAACCAAACGAGGCTTAATGTCGATTGGTTCTTTTCCAACCACCTTATCACCTTCTGTGCCTTGTCGAACACAAAAACCTTGCCCATTCCATGCTAGTGGGAGTTAGAGTTGGCGTATAAGGTGTTTCCAGCAACAGcacaaccataaatcattatgAGGAGGAAGAGAGACttgagagagaaataagattgattttgctttttatgtaattaatttttttaaaatattaatatttatttaaagttaaaaCTCCTTTTTCAATCAATCTTTACCATCCATTCAGAGTTATGATATATCATACAagctccataattatcaaaattataaataaagaataaacaatttaattttttaattataatttagagtCCATGACAACATATGACTTCTTGTTAAATAATaactctattttattattatccatctttatttaaaaagaattaataataaaataaaagagtgGAGTCTTCATTTTATCAATATGGATGTCTATATTCACTCATGCAAGAGTTCTCCAAAATTATCTTAAGACAACACATATATctttgtctaaattaagacaactcttatttttaattaagacaaCATATGTaccttgtctaaattaagacaactcttggcTTAACAAAGacaacatgttttcttgtctaaattaagacaactcttgtaaTAATGAAGACAACATATAaattcttgtctaaattaacaCAACTTTCGTCTTACAACATATAAAGCTACCATTTTGTACATTAATTTAAGCAATTAAAAATACATGCATTCTATGttaaaacaagttgaattctatgaaGCTAAGCGAGGAATCaatttggacatagatatttCAAGCgccaataaacttagaattattcttaatctcatttaagataattcaaatttattaaCTAAGAAATCACTTTACCATAGATTTATGGTTACACTCTTGGATTACCTACATTTACAAGAAATAATccaatatttaatatttaatattagttCTCCAATTGCAGACCTTATATCGTGAACCCTCTTAACCATCTAATaacaaaaggtgaaattactattttaccttCTATGTCAAATTTTATCCCCTAGTCTCACATTTTATCCAATTGGTTATCCAATACTCTAGATTTTATCTTTTGAGTATCTAGATATGATGAGTAACTAATTCATCAGTCATTGAGCTCaaattaatcaccaatctttttGAAATCACTAGGAGTGATGTTAGTGATATGAACTCCATATtttggatatatgttcccTGATGCTCACCTCAAGTATAATCACAACATACAGAGTCTAGATCAATGTAATATGAGGATCATGCCCATTGCATATTAAAGATTATAGGGAGATAAACACGAGTCCACTATCTCTTAGGATTTAGATTCTACCATAAGCGAAAGAATAAGTGTGATATCAAGTTTTATGTAATGGTAAAACttaaacttgattctcactCAATTCCAGTTCACattatagtgtcattactcgaagtcaactatttcgatgatttgagactcattATTCCCTTAAAGTGAATCGCATTCCTTACATTGGAAGTAACTTAAACGCTACAAacttaacataataaagtgaccagctctattatatggttgtgaaaaattttagatttaattaaaGACATGTCTTTTATGTATGACTTTTCAcacaaatgtattttagtatctcaatagaatcatGGTACCTTTATAACTAGAAAATAAAtgcttacttaaaacaaaccctttgtcttattatcaaaatgttcTTTCATTATAAATAGAATAAATGGAAATgaacatgagaatatacttgcttcCCAAGGcttcatattttgaaattcCTAACAAGTGTTGTATAGTTTACTAAAGGAGTAGAGACATTAGGTAACAACTATAGAGGAGGCTAGGAACTTGAACACCTTTAAATTAGATGAACTTGTAGGTTCACTCCTTACATATAATATGTCTCTCAAACATGAaagtgagaaagaaaaagactgAAAGAGAAAGACAAAGACAAAAGAATGGGTGTTGCTCTTAAAGCTACTTTAGAATATGAGGAGAAAAGTATATAGagtgatgaagaagaaaattatgAAGAATTTGCCTTGTTAACTACAaggttttataaatttttgagaaacaACGAAGGTGGAATGTGAAATCccaatttttcatattatGGAATTTagtgaaaacttgaattttgatatattatacATTAGTGATGATTATCTATGAGAATTCCTTATCATTTGATGTAATTGCTCCAATATTATTGTGTTATATTCATGGATGAATGATGGTTGAAGGAATGATTGAAAAAAACAGCCAAAAGAACGTATTTTAGCAAGTTTGAACTTGGACGATCAACTCCTAATAGTTACAAGTTAATCGTATGGCAAAAAGCATGAGACTTTTGAAGAATTGAAAAGCCCCAGTCGATCCTAAGGCAATTTGGATGAAAAATTACAAGATTTAAGAAGCCTTAATCAATCCTAGTGCCTTTtcatagaaaaatataaaaaagtattATTGTGTTATATTCATGGATGAATAATAGTTGAAAGAATGATGGACAAAAGAAGCCAAAAGAATGTATTTTAGCAAGGTTGAACTTAGAGGATCGACTCCTAATAGTTACAAGTTAATCCTATGGCAAAAAATAGGAGacttttgaaaaattgaaaagccCCAATCAATCTTAAGGCAAATTGGATGAAAAATTACAAGATTTAAGAAGCCTTAGTCAATCCTAGTGCCTTTtcatagaaaaatataaaaaatgttaacTTGAGCCctaattttcatttctcattttctcagCTTCCAACTTGTCCCTAAAAACTACCAAACCCTCTTTCAACCTTTCAAAACCCCATTGGACAAAGATTCAACCTTCCAAACTCAAATCTAAGGTAAGATTtggcatttttttttgttttgatcaTAATGTTTCAACCTAACTCAAAGGTTTTCTAAATTTGAGCTCATTTACTCCGTATTTGAGCTAGGATTTTGGGGTGTTTGTTCTTCAATAAGATTGTGGAGGTAAGAATGATTAAGGTTTCATTATATATGATTTGGGTGTGAAGTATTATGGGTTATTGGcttgaaatgaaaatatgggttTAATCGGTTAGTTTCGAATAAATGGGTTTGATAGAAAAAATAGGGATTTATGATAAAATTGTTGTGATAGGTGATTGCTAGAGCTTAAGATTATACACAAGCAAGATTTTGGTGACACCAAGCTTAGGAAAAGAATACGCTTCTTGTCAAGGGGAGTGGGTACACTActttaagtattttatttaatcaagttGAGCATGGTTTATCGATGAAATTGCCTTACATGATTTTAATGCTAGATTGTTTTGATAAACCAAAATGTGTAAGAATAAATGTATTCAAGAAAGTTTTCAATCTACTATGTAGTAAGTATCTCTACTATGTACTAGTTTTCAATAAAGGGGAACAAgccttttcaaatattttcacATAAATACTCTTTGATTAGATGTATGTTGCACGATTGGTGCATGGCTTACTAGAAGCCTAGGTAGATTAATGTATTACCACCCAATATGATGTGATTGTGGAATATTAGAGAAACGACCAAGGCAAATGTGCTAGTGTGGATGATTAGAGTTGCCTACGTGTAATGTGGAAGTGGTTGCTATAATGCCCACTAGAATGGATTATGAAAATGGATGAGTAAGTCTCCAATATTTGAGAATATATGTGGATGTAATGATAACCATTATTAAATCCGATAGATGAATGTCATGATGTGATGGATGACACTTggttttatttgaatattgtATGAATTCTcattgtgttataaattgacTTTAGCCCACTATGGGGGTAAGAATACCACTTGGTTTTAGCTCATCGTGAGGGTAAGAATGCCACTTGAATAAATCCTGATGTGGGGTAAGAATACCACAAGGTTGACTTGGGTGAATATACCTATATTCCTTTTATCTTTTGTCAATGGTATTGTGAAACCTTACTTTTTACATAaaggcaaaacgataatttaaCCTGATGGTATAACAGAAATTTCCATGATAAGTCTTTTATCCTCTATTATACCTGATTTCGTTTCTTGATTATAATCTTTTCCATGTTTTCTATCCTTCGTGACCATGCAAACTTGTTTGCCCATCAGCTTTGAAAGTAGAAATTTTTCTTAAGTTTGGAAAGGGTAAAAGtatgtgatttttataaaaacatttaattggaataaaaATTAGCGGTAATGGTTCCCTTGACTTTGAAATggaataaaatgatttttctatAATTATATAAGTATTTACAATGGTCAATGAGAGccgcaaatttaatttcagatgaactttttcgattttgttcatggaactaaattttagattttcattcctttggaatttgattttttagatatttttattaaatccaAATGATGGAACGTTTGCTTTTTTACGTTAATATCTTAATAAAATGGAGagtaaaaagggaaaaaaataaaatgacatttaattaaatggcATTCAAGGTAAATAAGCTTATGACTTGTTAAGAGCTATAATGGACACCCAAAGTACATTCTGGAAAAAATGTATAGATAAAAGTTCATAATGTATCAGTAGATTCAATCCAAAACCAAATGTATGAATAAATTTGCAAATGTATCGACACATTTTACATAAATTCGAAAAAATAAGGGTATTCCAgacttttttttcaataaaacaTACCCTAAAAGCCCCTAAAACCCCTCAGCCACCTTCATGCATCCTTATCATAACTTTTTCTGTCATGACCCAGAACTCCcattgagcccgtgacaaccgtcgcgatgtctcgattgacattcattacctagaataccaaccgaaacctcgcaaggctttcgcATTAGATTTACttctcccttgtgagcaacagttattaaatatcatgttttaaagaaatatagaccaatttcaaatcaaaaatcacaaaagtaatttctactacacatgggtattttggtcattttaccaaaaatttttgaaccttggcaaa from Theobroma cacao cultivar B97-61/B2 chromosome 5, Criollo_cocoa_genome_V2, whole genome shotgun sequence carries:
- the LOC18598428 gene encoding agamous-like MADS-box protein AGL28 is translated as MARKKVKLAWIVNDSARKASLKKRRLGLLKKVNELTTLCGVNACVIICSPDETEPVVWPSQDVVQQQLVRFQSMPELERQKKMMNQETYLREKVTKEQEQLTKCQRRNKEIQMTHFMHQINQGKGLNELNLSELLGLTWFVEEKIKEIRKRIEFFQQVSFAPAGAHHHPHLPFPPQGPAVNETARIGSGSACHGGDGRTSTEPLLWDQWFIDMMNQNELKSAGSSSIRSDMGLPYHPLAGIAADDPGLPRHSFAAGSSGSAYMGLPHMSSRHQGAGAIDMGLSCGRSVSGSSFGPFRIDTGLGLHPSGGEVGSSSARSKLGPPPLRRFEGSSSGVGSDNGLPFDGKTWPNNFSP